aaaaaagagaatgtTTAAAGCGATGagccaaaacaaaaaccaagtcCAATGACTCCAATCCAACCATCCGATGGAGAAAAGTGGGTGGCGATGAGGTTCGATTTCAAGATGGGCTAGACCTAGAATCCAAACCTGGGGCGCGTACCGAACAAACACTCTAAAACAATAACAACAatacaaaaagataaataaaaagaaaaaaaatagatttttgagATCAATTTTTTAGCTTCACTCATGTCTTACAAAAAAGACGCCGTCgtaaaagataataataaactATTCACGAAAAGTTATGACCAATGAAACCACTACTAATAATGGTGAAACCTCCGCGGAAAGTAGTGAGAGTTGCGAGGAAATTTACTATTTGAGAGAATGATAACTAATTAAGATTGGAAgtgagattttgatataatatgatatgattttgtCTTTATCCAAAAGATTAAACTGTGTCATATCAACCATACTTAAGACTATTATGAAAGATTTAGTTACTATATTAGTTTTAGAGAAATGTTATAAGAAAGCTTTACagtacatattttaatttaactaacttgtgattttttttttattcttctatttGAACGCACTTATTTAAACACATTacaatagaataataaaaataacaaatcacgtATTGATTAAATGGATGTGTATGGTATAAAATTTTCTATGtagaatttctatttttttaatattaataatcaaaGTTTCACTACATTTTTCTCATAATTCTAATTAGGAGGAGTGATAATATAGGAAGATAGAAAGCAGAAAAAGTGTCGAATAATTAATGGGCAGCTGCTAGGAACTGTGGAGATGCATGAAGATCATATGCCACACTAGGAGAATGGAGATTGGTCAGATCTAAGAAGTCCAAGGCTTTGGACTCCAAAAATGTTGCACATGATAGTGAGAGGTTCTTCTTAATGCGGCGGCGTGTGAATCTCATATACAGTTTGGGCCATGCATGAAATGCACACATCACTCTTTTTGGCAATCTGCTTCTACCATACAAAGGATGAGCAGCTAAGGAGTTTTGCAATGCAGCCCTTAGCGAACATGGAAGGCTGAAAATCAATAGATCAGCATTTCTCCATGCTATAGTCAAAAAACgaagaaaaaattagaaaaaattcgATAAAACAATGTCAAGACTATACAAATGGGAGGAGGGTGGATGAAGTTGAAGCTCTAGCCACCCTTTGGACAGAGAAGATAAGATTTTTGGACTTTAGATAAAGTGCTTttgctgaaaaaaataaatagaaaaataaaaaataaaaggagaagaagaaaacaggAACCGAAGTAATATATTAATATCCATATATGcacaaaaaacaacaacaataatcaataaatatattttaaaactaaaaacaaaattttattaaaacgagaaagaaaataatatgaaaacgAAGAGTTTTAAAGAGATTAAGATATCAAATAGGTGACTAGAAATAGCTTATTAAGAATTTAAGAGGATGAATTTTTCCTAGTAAAATGGGTGAGGAGGTTATATCTTGAACGACATTGTCTAAACTGCAACAATAAAAATTGCCGTTTTGAGCTACAAAAACTTTTAAACCTCGTTTGGTTAATTGTTTTGCCGTTTTGGGTTACAAAAACTTTTAAGTCTCGTTTCCTTATAcaattaagataaaatgaaatattttgttaaaagtaaaataaaatattattataatataaatttgttatattaattttatttaaaatttaaaaaaaataaattatttattatattttatataaattaaaaaaaaaattataaaaatgagatgaaattgcATTGTTTAGATTGGAGGAAATAAACGGGCCGTTCCTTGCAATACCCAAGACTTTATTGCCCTTTCACTTCACCTGAAAATTCCGTTGTCCTCGATCTCCTTTCTGTTTCTCTTTCTGTATCTGCTGTGTTCGTGGGCGAGGCATTCAAATGGATCGAGCTCAGATGCTTCTGTTGGGTCTTCCGATTTTCCTGTTGTGTACAGACATCATAAACCTCTTCACGCCCCCACCTCCCAAACCcacccatcatcatcatcctcaatCTCATCACCAGCCCAAACCCCAACCGGTTCTCCACCAACAACCCCTTGATTTCCCAACTCAGGTCTCCCAgtattatctaatttattatatatatatatatatatatatatatatatgtgcgtgGATATATGTATAATGTATGTATTTgattatttatgtaattttatgtGCGTATAATATTCTATGTATTTAACACGGTTTCGGTGAAACGCAGAAACCAAGCGGCCCTGGAGGTATTGGCCTGGGAAGTAACGTCAACATCAACTTCTGCTCTTCCTGTTCTTACAGGTTTTCCCAAATTTTCTTGTCTATTGTTTAATTGGGTCGAGCTCTTGCTGACCGTGATCTTTTGTTTGATTACTTTTGTTCAGTAATAGGTTATAGTTGCAATAATGTGTGCATTTTTCTTTGGTGATTTTTGTAGCCAATTTGTTGATGTTGGAAAAGGAAATTGAAAAggaatagtataatattttaaatttaatattgttCATGTGTATCTCATGGATTGCCAAAAGTCAAGTACGAATTGTGGAATAATTGGGCTAATTGTTGCTAAATTTTGTATGTGTTGTGGGACGTACTATTATTAGTCAGAAAGTTACATTTTGATCTTTTTCCCCGGTTAAACCCTTCGAACCCTTGGTCGATAAACTTTATTAGAATTTTCAAGTTCAGGTAGTAgaatctttctttattttctgaGTATAAGTAAGTTTACATGGGCAACTCTTACATGAGCAACCTTGAGGGGTAGCTCAGTTGGTCAGGCGttgggtttgctccccaatggtcACCAGTTCTAGCCCTCTCAAGACCACTAGAGGTTTACTTGGCTGTTAACTTCAGGGCCCCATGGGATTAATCGAGATGTGCGCAAGCTGGCCCGGACATCCAcggatataaaataaaaaataaaaaataaaatactcttTCATTTATTCTTCTTTCCATGATGTTCAGCCCTCTCATTTCTCACCTACAATTCAATCTTAGAAACTGATCTTGTCCTCAGTCCTATTTTGACAATTTCAATCAtggattagacttgataatcGTCATCGGGGTCGTTTCCATCTTTTTCATATGATTTTGACTtgaagtttatcatttttcaatctATTGCTTGTGGCAATGGGTGCATATGAGCCCATGACGTCAGCTCTCCATGGTGATCTTTGATATTCACCTGGTCAAGTAATCTATTCCTAtcagtaatttttttacatggTGTTTCAGAAACTTTTGAATTGCATCAATCCttattttgtttcatgtttAAAATTTGGATATTTACTTTCGAAGATAATTGGTGTTATCTTTtgcttttatctttttctttctatacTCACATCTAAATTGTTGGTTGTGCCAGAGGAAATGCAGTAACAATGAAAAATATGCTCGAAACAGCATTTCCTGGCATCAATGTTTTTCTAGCAAACCACCCACCTCCACTTCCAAAACGCCTACTAAGCAAAGTGGTACCAGTTTTTCAGTTTGGAATCATTGGGATAATAGTGGCAGGTGAACAGATTTTTCCCAGGCTGGGTATGATGCCACCTCCTTGGTACTATTCCATGCGTGCAAATAGATTTGGAAGCATTGCAAGCACTTGGCttctggggaacttcttccaaTCCTTCCTGCAGAGTTCTGGTGCTTTTGAAGTATATTGTAATGGTGAACTGGTAAAAGCCCATCTTGCAATAAACTTCATACAGGCTTTTAGTCAACAAAACATCCTTTCATTAATCCCCTTTTTGTAGTGACCTAAATTTTGGGTCTGGGTACAGGAAACATGTAGAATATTCTTGGTGAGGGtagcatataaaaaaatactcttCAACTCGTGTGCTTCTCATCATATTATCTTTATGGACTTTGTAGGTTTTCTCTAAGCTGCAGGAGCATAGATTCCCTAGCGAGATTGAGCTGAGAGAGCTTGTTGGCCGAAAACTCTCAAATTCAAGAATTGTAGATGGCGTTGGTGGAGCTCTCTGGTCCTAAGCTCTCTGTGAAGGATGAAGTTTGCTATATAAGAGGCAAAAATTGTGGATGGCGTTGGTGGAGCTCTCTGGTCCTAAGCGCTCTGTGATGGATGAAGTTTACTATATAAGAGGCGAAAATTTGCAGTCTGATACTGACAGGCACTTGTGGGCATGTTGTCACAGTGAACTATCACTCTAAGTAACGTTTCTCATAATCATGTGGCGGTTAATTGGGACACCCTACACAAGAGAtgatgattttcttttcttttccttttagaagAATCTGCTTCCTGTCATCATGAAGGCAAGGCAATTCATTTACGTTAACTTCCAGGTCTTttttatacatgaatacattaGTTCTTGCTGGCATTTGGTTTGCCACACAATGGTACTTCCATAAAGGCAGTTCTTTGACCTTGGCATACGTAACGTGGCACTTATTATGCCATTACTTCATTCATGAGAGGCTTTAATGCTACAGGCATTGGTAGTTTTGTTTAGTGAGAAGTTATGGCTTTCGGCCTAACGGTTGGTTAACTTGGTACGGCTGAAAAAGTAGCAGCTCATTGCCAAACAGACGGGACTGCCCTTTTAAGTaggataaatatatttatgaagtGAGACTAGCAACGTTTAGTATTTAATGCTGGCTGaaaaatctaaacaataaatacTATAAGATCTATGTTATTTGTCTACCTCTCTTCCACAAGAaactctcaattttttttttaaaaaaaagaaaaaggaaaaagggaattTCAATGTTATAAGGCTAATACGAATGTAGCCTTTAATGCTAACAGATTCTGGTGCTAAGAGTGGTGGTGAGAGAGGTCATACTCGAAGGGTGGAGGCTGCAATGCTTAAAGAATTCGGGCACCTTCTACCTTGGTCGTAGAAACAGTTGCAATAAGAGAGATTTCAAGGCCTTTACACTTTACAAAAGTTCAAATTAGTGCAAAAACAGCAAGCTTCCTTCCTTTGAACCGAGTTTTCATCCCTTGCTGAGGAACTCAAATGCCTTCCTAATTAAGGAGATTCTAATGTAAATATCTTTGTTGGCTGTCTCTAATGTTTCACATGTTTTTCCTTTCCCGAAACACCAAGACCCAACAGgacaataaaacaataaaaaaaaaccttgtATCAGTTTGATTAATTCTTCAATGAAGCGTCAAACCAGCAAAATGTAATTAAATTATAGGTGGTAATtagattcttttgttttttttggctGAATAGGTGATAATTAGATTCATTTACACACATCTTGCTTGCTATGCCGCCAAGCTCTAATGCCCAAAACCATGCAAAACCAATAACACAAAGTTGGCTGCTTCTACCTCATGAAATCATTTATCAATTTACTTTATATATTCGGTCCTGTACCATGaatagaataattaaaaaaaaaaacagtcttGTTATCCAATGTCTGGAAAAGATTTATATGAATATCCCAAAGTTATATAACTTACAGAAAAGACCATGGATACTATTGCCTGTCATCTGGATTACAAGCACTAGATCATATTCTTAATTGAAGGCCGATTGCTGATCTCTCAGAATAACCACTGCCTTTCTGGGAATCATCCAGGGTCCATTCTGGCCCCGGACACAAAGTAGAACACACTGCATAAATTTAAAGAACATGCGGATGAAGCTAGTGTTTCATTTCATATATGCCACCATTTTCGAGCCTCCATGGTCTTTACAAGCTCATTTGCCAATGATGCAAAGTCTTCAGCTCCACTTTGTAGCTCTGCTGTGCGTCTGCTGATTCTCTGATGCAAATAACAAGATTGCTAAGTTCAGGAGCCAATCAAGGCGTGCTTATAAAGATAAATCATATAAGGACGACTTCAGATGGAAGTACATGAAGATGCTCCTTATCTTCTCTCCTCTCTCGTTTTTCCCCAAACCtagaataatatataatcaGCCACAGTAGAATGAGAGCACCATACCTATACCTCCTTGATGGGAAAGAGAGATACTAATTAGGCTAAGGGCATGTTTGGGAAACGAtgctcatctcatctcataatttctcataattttcttcccaaacatcactcaaacgcAAACACtttctaattttaaatattaaacttttccatttaattattacttaattattacaacttctccaaacttccaaacaaaacacaaaaactaatactaactttttaaatttcaaaacaataataatattaagaaattatattccaacaatattttaactttataatatttttatttaactttttctccctccttccccaaaacccaataaaacatcgtaactcaaatcattttactactattcacaaaattctcatctcatctcattccccaagtATCCCCTACTAGATCATTGATAAAACGTTTATATCCATATTGTATTGGTGTCTAATCAATCTTGggtttacctataaaaacaaaatatatccaTATTGTATTGGTATGAACTGCCattattttctccattttttaaaGGCTCTTGTTCGGATCTCCCCACTTTTCCTAGGAAAGGAATCCaagtataaagaaataaatccaaGCCAGATTCTAAATGAGTTCTCATCAAAATACTCGAAGGACAACCTCCAATTTTTCCTGCCGCAGTAGGAGcttatcttttgcatgtgcagcCACCGAAGAAGCATCCTGAAATCCATCACCACATTAGATAACAAATCCATCCAGTGAGCTgttaaaatatggaaaagacAAGCATTTAAACTAAAAGCATCATGAGATTACCCCAGCTTTTCTGTATGTAGCAACAATTTCTTCAGGGGTTCTAATTCTGGGTTTTGTATCATCAGTTCCACCTTGAAATAGTCTTTCCCTCTCTGTCCCCTGCTCTGTAGGTGAAACACAATGTTATTCATCAAATTGTATGAGTGAAATAAattagtttctttctttcttttgatagTTTAAAACACATATTAGTTAAAATTAGACAACCTGATTTACCTGTCTTTATATTCATAGAATCATGGGATGAAGTAGAAGCCGTGGGTATAGGTTCATCTATTTCGATGTCATCTGTACCAAAAGCATGTAGCgagaaaaaaattcaacagCAAAAGTTTAGCCaagaaaaaaatccaacatCAAATAACAAATCAAAATAAGACAAAAAGGGAGGAAAAGAATGCAGAGATAGGCAGACAAATCAGAACCTATGTTAAGCTCCAGTTCTTCCTGATTATCTGTAACAACTGGACATGGGTCTGAGAATGGTGACTTTGAAAATATGGCCTCCAATTGAGTGAAATTAAAGTTAGGAGGTATGGTGATATCCTCAGAATGGACCATTTTCACCCCTTTAAGACCCTTGATGATACCACCAAGAATTCTAGGTTGGATAATCTGTAGCAAATCGAAAAGCTTCAGCAAAACAtcaatatcttttcttttcttttcttttcttttcttttcttttcttctctttcttttttttttttttttaggtgacAGGTAAGGAACATCAATATCTTCAGatgaaaaatctataaaaaagaattatctCTTCAAACCTGCTTTTTCTTCTGAGTTGAAGAGAAACTAAGGGCAGCATCTGCAGCAGCTGCAATAACTTTATCGTGGAGACAAGGTAATGATTCTGGAATCCTAGAAAAACCAAAGCAGTCCCTTTTAAAaatctatctattttttttaataaatattcaatgaTCTTCACGTATTCATTATGATATTATATTCACAAACATACCTGAAATCATTTTCAGTAGCTAATAAAGAGACAAACGCCAATTCACAGCCACTTGCCTGTAGAAGTTCCTCAATATCAGAAAATTCAATAATCACTATACCACTAAACTTGCAGACTCAAAAAACTAAgaggaattaaattaaatattaaattaacacACCAACCCCATCAAGGAGACAGTACCAGTGTAATTTGCCCATTATCAGAAGAACTCATTGCCTTGTCCATGTTTGCCTTAAAATTCCACCTTAAAATTGACATCAAGGAGCTTTCTTTCACCAATTCCAAATCTGGCAAAGATCtgccaaaagaaaataattgctGGCATGCTTATTTGGTGGTTAGTGATCCTAGCTGGATTTGCTATCATAACAATAGTGAAGAGAGAATTCTCTAGCAACATCTTATTTTGATGGACCaacaaaataaactaatttggtgtatttggtttgcACCAAAATTAGTTAATCGATGaagttttacttataaaaaacagTGCATGCCCTATAATCTATAAGTACCATATAGATAATTATTCTACCGAGGGAGgaacaaaaaggaagaaaaaaagcaCTTACCTTATTTCAATCACTCCTGTCTGAAACAGCAAGACCAGTCCACAaaatttttcctctttctttaaaGTTGTTGTCCAACAGCAACATTTTGCATGTTTCACCTTTCTAATGGCTTTATTATTTCCCTAACAGAAAATATCCTTTTAGCTTGCAAACAGAAGATCCTTCATACTCTaaggtaaaaataaataagggaCATAGGAGCACCTGAATCACAGATTTTGTAGAGTACAAGTGCAAGGAATCCTCACAACAAAGCAAAAGAACCGAATCCAACAATCTTTCCTCAGAGGATGCAGTTGCTGAAGAGTGTGGTTCACCCTCAAGTGAATTTACTCGAACTGTAGTACCATCGGGCATGGGTTCATTCTTCATGGGAATATCCTCATGGGACTCCGGCTGTGTTTCATTAGAGGTTTCAGAGACGGACATACTGACCGCTGGAGTGCAAAAACTCTCAGAATTTAAAATAAGTGAAACCAAAATTTGAAGATATCTATTGCTTCTAGAAGAACTTGTACTTGCCTATAACATACATTGAAATCGCAACTGATTCCTTTTTCAAGTTCCATGGCCGAGTGTTGATAGTGTTACCAGTACCACTGTCAATCACATTAATCTTCGCATCCTTTGTTAAGACAAACATTACTTCTGCTGCAGGGTTGGGTGGGATTTTCATTTCGGAGTGCTTTGGGCTTTTGACAATCCCATCAGTATATCTCAGTTCTTTCCAAGTTATTGAAATGATTGGAGAGCTAGAAAGACCATCTTTCCAGAACAAAACTGATAATGAACTTGTGTCAAGCACTGCAATCTGAAACGCAAGCAATTGCCAAACTCATCACAAAAATGTTTTTGGAGAGATCTGAAATAAGTAAAGCAGAAGTTGTCACTCACACGACCACATTCAAATCCTACAGCAAGTTTAGACCCACAATTTGCAAAATGTAGTGCTTGCACTGAGGaactaagaagaaagaaaacagcTCTACATTTAAGTCCTTTTCCTTGAGGCAAAATGTGAACTGCAAAACAAGTTTAATATtcttagttaaaaaaaataaggcattattatatttcaaaaaggAGGTAAAGATATCCAGATACAGAAACTATAACATACTTCTGCAGCGAAGGGATAATGtagatgaagattttttttaattgaacaaAAAAGTGGATGAAGAATAATACTCATACCACTAGATCAAATCAGCTGCATTTAACTATCTTAATTAATCTGGCTGGCAAATTAAGCATGGTAAGGAAAAGATTTGAAGTCTTAGTTTAGAGTTAAGCCTCGGAAACTGTCCACTCTTGCTTATAGAAGTTTCAGGGTAAATCAAGTCACAAGGATGGCTTTTCTTGTTTGTCTTTCAAACTCATGCTATTTAAtcatcttcatatttttaaCTGCTCACATTCTGTAAGTGATTCTTCTAGTTTGTACTCAAACATGAGCATTATCTacgaataaattatatttcaacgTCTAATTTTAAGCATATTGTACAAACTTCAAACTATTAATTTAGAAGCCCAACaacccaatttttgacaacgaatcatttttctttaaccAGCATCATACAAGATCatcatttcaaaacaaaaaaggacGTTTCCAAAGTCTGTTCactcttaatatttttatattcaacTTTACTCATAAAATACATATGATTATATGCTACTTATCGAATAAAAAAACCGTAGGcagaattataatattatttctggCACAGTAAGTCATAACTCAAGCCAAACATGCACCAacttgataaataaaaataatgtactATTTAGAAAAACATGGAGGTATGCCCCCCGTTAAGGAAAACTGGATATGGATCACCTTCATTTTTAGTCTCAGTGACAAAGTGGAAGTTTGTCCCATCTGAACGGCCTTTGAGGTCATAGAGACGAACCTAGACAAGTCAATGCAATCAGAAAATATATAGTCCAATGTTTCACGGCCTCAAATGGAGTATCCAGTAAAGAATTCTGACCAGACCACTTTCATTGCCAACAGCCAAACTTAAATTGGAGGAGCAGAAGTCCAACTTTGTCACTGGGTCACTTGAACCAGCCACTTTTATACCTTGCACCTACCAATCAAATTagaaaatttgatataaaaaatgtCCTCCTTTCATAGGACAGTATATGATGGAAGTTATTTGATGGAACTCTAACCTCGCCTTCTATAAGACAGATAAAAGATAAGACTGGATATGTGGCATCCCATATCCCAATGGACCCATCAGAATAACCTGCTAAATACACTCTCTGAAGACCATTATCTTTAGTAATAGACGATTGACTGGCTACACCTCCGGTCAAGGGCCACCGTGCACCACTAACCAGGGTCTCTGTCGAGGCAAGTTTCCTAACCGAAGCTGCCTAAGAGAACAGTAAGAAGAAAAGTTAATTATAAACAaaatgaatagtaaaatataGGACAGGCAGACAAATATACAAGCCACTTGCTCTGGCAAAGATAACCTGCCAAATACAGTCTGTCAGCCTCATTTATCATTAGAAATAGACAATTGAATGTTATACCTCCAACAGAGCCTTTGAGGAGTCCCCTCCAGTGGGGAATTTACTTAGCTTTGCAACTGTCATGAGAGGATTAGATATCGGTACCACTGCAGGAAACTTCATGGCAGAGATGGATGGTCTTCTCTCTTGCTGTGAGACTAAGGCAGATAGACTAGCATCATCATAGAAATGTAGCTGCCCAGGGTTTGTCAACACAAAAAGATCAGCTTTCTGGTTACGCCCCATCGCCCCAGCATTTGACAATAAAAGCATGTCTGCAAAAGAGCCAGGAAGTGTAAGGTCTGCACGACCAACACATCTTAACGTCCCGGATGACCATTCAAGAGTTACAACCTGTAACAGAGAGAATTTTTAAAGAGCAGATTTCAGGATGCTATTATTTCAAACCAAAAAAGCACAAGTCCAACTCAGTAGTtgttgggatgaactgacaacaaccaacaacaaaatcaaCATTGTTAATCCACATTATAGGGCAAAGGTACCTATATAGAATAGATATTATAGGGTAAAGGTGttaaatttactatttaaaCCAGTCAAGCTGAGACATAGCAGGACCAAAAATTATTTCCA
This sequence is a window from Carya illinoinensis cultivar Pawnee chromosome 9, C.illinoinensisPawnee_v1, whole genome shotgun sequence. Protein-coding genes within it:
- the LOC122275460 gene encoding selT-like protein; translated protein: MDRAQMLLLGLPIFLLCTDIINLFTPPPPKPTHHHHPQSHHQPKPQPVLHQQPLDFPTQKPSGPGGIGLGSNVNINFCSSCSYRGNAVTMKNMLETAFPGINVFLANHPPPLPKRLLSKVVPVFQFGIIGIIVAGEQIFPRLGMMPPPWYYSMRANRFGSIASTWLLGNFFQSFLQSSGAFEVYCNGELVFSKLQEHRFPSEIELRELVGRKLSNSRIVDGVGGALWS
- the LOC122275459 gene encoding uncharacterized protein LOC122275459 isoform X1, which gives rise to MFAKRLLQKAVNHHQRKAHHDGLTSADLDARIAIHYGVPSTASVLGFDPIQRLLAIGTLDGRIKVIGGDGIEGLLISPKQLPYKNIEFLQNQGYLVSISNDNDIQVWNLESRRIVGCLQWTSNITAFSVISGSYFMYVGDEYGLMSVIKFDAEDEKLLQLPYHISANSISEVAGFPFPSDQPIVGVLPQPSSSGNRVLIAYQHGLIILWDVSEGQILFVGGGKDLQLKDGVVDSSSNEVITNLPDDTLDDHLGEKEISALCWASSDGSILAVGYVDGDILFWKISRTASIKGQQAISSPNSIVKLQLSSAERKLPVIVIQWSKNQRSRNDCDGHLFIYGGDEIGSEEVLTVVTLEWSSGTLRCVGRADLTLPGSFADMLLLSNAGAMGRNQKADLFVLTNPGQLHFYDDASLSALVSQQERRPSISAMKFPAVVPISNPLMTVAKLSKFPTGGDSSKALLEAASVRKLASTETLVSGARWPLTGGVASQSSITKDNGLQRVYLAGYSDGSIGIWDATYPVLSFICLIEGEVQGIKVAGSSDPVTKLDFCSSNLSLAVGNESGLVRLYDLKGRSDGTNFHFVTETKNEVHILPQGKGLKCRAVFFLLSSSVQALHFANCGSKLAVGFECGRIAVLDTSSLSVLFWKDGLSSSPIISITWKELRYTDGIVKSPKHSEMKIPPNPAAEVMFVLTKDAKINVIDSGTGNTINTRPWNLKKESVAISMYVIAVSMSVSETSNETQPESHEDIPMKNEPMPDGTTVRVNSLEGEPHSSATASSEERLLDSVLLLCCEDSLHLYSTKSVIQGNNKAIRKVKHAKCCCWTTTLKKEEKFCGLVLLFQTGVIEIRSLPDLELVKESSLMSILRWNFKANMDKAMSSSDNGQITLASGCELAFVSLLATENDFRIPESLPCLHDKVIAAAADAALSFSSTQKKKQIIQPRILGGIIKGLKGVKMVHSEDITIPPNFNFTQLEAIFSKSPFSDPCPVVTDNQEELELNIDDIEIDEPIPTASTSSHDSMNIKTEQGTERERLFQGGTDDTKPRIRTPEEIVATYRKAGDASSVAAHAKDKLLLRQEKLERISRRTAELQSGAEDFASLANELVKTMEARKWWHI
- the LOC122275459 gene encoding uncharacterized protein LOC122275459 isoform X2 gives rise to the protein MFAKRLLQKAVNHHQRKAHHDGLTSADLDARIAIHYGVPSTASVLGFDPIQRLLAIGTLDGRIKVIGGDGIEGLLISPKQLPYKNIEFLQNQGYLVSISNDNDIQVWNLESRRIVGCLQWTSNITAFSVISGSYFMYVGDEYGLMSVIKFDAEDEKLLQLPYHISANSISEVAGFPFPSDQPIVGVLPQPSSSGNRVLIAYQHGLIILWDVSEGQILFVGGGKDLQLKDGVVDSSSNEVITNLPDDTLDDHLGEKEISALCWASSDGSILAVGYVDGDILFWKISRTASIKGQQAISSPNSIVKLQLSSAERKLPVIVIQWSKNQRSRNDCDGHLFIYGGDEIGSEEVLTVVTLEWSSGTLRCVGRADLTLPGSFADMLLLSNAGAMGRNQKADLFVLTNPGQLHFYDDASLSALVSQQERRPSISAMKFPAVVPISNPLMTVAKLSKFPTGGDSSKALLEAASVRKLASTETLVSGARWPLTGGVASQSSITKDNGLQRVYLAGYSDGSIGIWDATYPVLSFICLIEGEVQGIKVAGSSDPVTKLDFCSSNLSLAVGNESGLVRLYDLKGRSDGTNFHFVTETKNEVHILPQGKGLKCRAVFFLLSSSVQALHFANCGSKLAVGFECGRIAVLDTSSLSVLFWKDGLSSSPIISITWKELRYTDGIVKSPKHSEMKIPPNPAAEVMFVLTKDAKINVIDSGTGNTINTRPWNLKKESVAISMYVIAVSMSVSETSNETQPESHEDIPMKNEPMPDGTTVRVNSLEGEPHSSATASSEERLLDSVLLLCCEDSLHLYSTKSVIQGNNKAIRKVKHAKCCCWTTTLKKEEKFCGLVLLFQTGVIEIRSLPDLELVKESSLMSILRWNFKANMDKAMSSSDNGQITLASGCELAFVSLLATENDFRIPESLPCLHDKVIAAAADAALSFSSTQKKKQIIQPRILGGIIKGLKGVKMVHSEDITIPPNFNFTQLEAIFSKSPFSDPCPVVTDNQEELELNIDDIEIDEPIPTASTSSHDSMNIKTEQGTERERLFQGGTDDTKPRIRTPEEIVATYRKAGDASSVAAHAKDKLLLRQEKLEVWGKTREERR